In Euphorbia lathyris chromosome 9, ddEupLath1.1, whole genome shotgun sequence, the following are encoded in one genomic region:
- the LOC136205710 gene encoding histone deacetylase 19, giving the protein MELGQNSLPSGPDGVKRKVCYFYDPEVGNYYYGQGHPMKPHRIRMTHALLAHYGLLQHMQVLKPFPARDRDLCRFHADDYVAFLRSITPETQQDQLRQLKRFNVGEDCPVFDGLYSFCQTYAGGSVGGAVKLNHGLCDIAVNWAGGLHHAKKCEASGFCYVNDIVLAILELLKQHERVLYVDIDIHHGDGVEEAFYTTDRVMTVSFHKFGDYFPGTGDIRDIGYSKGKYYSLNVPLDDGIDDESYHSLFKPIIGKVMEIFKPGAVVLQCGADSLSGDRLGCFNLSIKGHAECVKYMRSFNVPLLLLGGGGYTIRNVARCWCYETGVALGIDVDDKMPQHEYYEYFGPDYTLHVAPSNMENKNSRQLLDDIRVKLLENLSRLEHAPSVQFQERPPNTEIPEGDEDQDDPDERWGPDSDMDVDFDRKLMPGRVKREAVEADPKDLESQKGTAEHARGFETTVDDSANAKASEIGPMQIDEPSVKVEQDNTNKPPDQPFAKS; this is encoded by the exons ATGGAGTTAGGGCAGAATTCTCTGCCTTCAGGTCCAGATGGGGTAAAGAGAAAAGTATGCTACTTCTATGATCCAGAAGTTGGGAATTATTACTATGGACAAGGACATCCAATGAAACCTCATAGAATCAGAATGACTCATGCTCTTCTTGCTCATTATGGTTTACTTCAACATATGCAAGTTCTTAAGCCATTTCCTGCTAGAGATAGAGATCTTTGCCGGTTTCATGCCGATGATTATGTGGCTTTTCTTCGTAGTATTACCCCCGAAACTCAGCAGGATCAGCTGAGGCAACTTAAAAGGTTCAATGTAGGGGAAGATTGCCCGGTTTTTGATGGATTATATTCATTTTGCCAGACTTATGCAGGTGGTTCTGTTGGTGGTGCTGTTAAATTAAACCATGGTCTTTGTGATATTGCTGTTAATTGGGCTGGTGGACTTCATCATGCTAAGAAATGTGAAGCTTCGGGTTTCTGTTatgttaatgacattgttctTGCTATCTTGGAGCTTCTTAAACAGCATGAG cgTGTTCTCTATGTGGATATCGATATTCATCATGGTGATGGTGTAGAGGAGGCGTTCTACACGACTGATAGGGTCATGACAGTTTCATTTCATAAATTCGGCGATTATTTCCCCGGAACAGGGGATATACGTGATATTGGATATTCGAAAGGGAAATACTACTCCCTTAATGTTCCGTTGGATGATGGAATCGACGACGAAAGCTACCATTCTCTTTTCAAACCTATAATCGGAAAAGTAATGGAAATTTTTAAGCCTGGTGCCGTGGTTCTTCAGTGTGGTGCTGACTCATTATCTGGGGATAGATTAGGATGCTTCAATCTTTCAATAAAGGGCCACGCAGAGTGTGTGAAATATATGAGATCTTTCAATGTGCCATTATTGCTACTCGGAGGTGGCGGTTATACAATTCGGAACGTTGCTCGCTGCTGGTGCTATGAG ACAGGAGTTGCACTTGGTATTGACGTTGATGACAAGATGCCTCAGCACGAGTATTATGAGTACTTCGGTCCAGACTATACCCTCCATGTCGCTCCTAGTAACATGGAAAATAAGAATTCGCGTCAACTACTCGATGATATTCGGGTTAAACTTCTCGAAAATCTGTCGAGACTTGAGCATGCACCTAGTGTTCAGTTTCAGGAAAGGCCTCCCAACACAGAGATCCCAGAG GGAGACGAAGATCAGGATGATCCAGATGAGAGATGGGGTCCAGATTCGGACATGGATGTCGATTTTGATCG CAAGCTTATGCCAGGTAGAGTGAAAAGAGAAGCAGTCGAAGCTGACCCGAAAGATCTG GAAAGCCAGAAAGGAACTGCTGAGCATGCTAGAGGCTTTGAGACTACAGTAGATGATTCTGCCAATGCAAAG GCTTCAGAAATTGGTCCTATGCAAATTGATGAACCAAGTGTGAAAGTTGAACAAGACAACACAAACAAGCCACCCGACCAACCGTTTGCCAAATCATGA
- the LOC136205709 gene encoding chloride channel protein CLC-e, producing METALIHFHSPLFSIPLYSSSSSICFFKSRKSKQNSTSSFSLPSNYKIRTRSSSNGARSFTENESERATEEEEPSTSGGDSGIILSSCLVGVLTGIAVVLFNNGVHEIRDTFWDGIPYRGASWLREEPLDSIWIRVVFVPACGGLIVSILNYVSAVLDNDSRGNPFAGALRPFLKAVAASFTLGTGNSLGPEGPSVEIGSSIAKGIGSFNLFSRNSQTKLSLLAAGSAAGIASGFNAAVAGCFFAVESVLWPSSADSSASLTNTTSMVILSAVIASVVSEVGLGSEPAFKVPEYDFRSAGELPLYLLLGILCGLVSLALSKCTSFLLSVVNNLHSNVGIPRTVFPVIGGLSVGIIALAYPEILYWGFQNVDILLESRPFVKGLSGDLLLQLVGVKIVTTSLCRACGLVGGYYAPSLFIGAATGMAYGKLISFAVASSEPLVQLSILEVASPQAYGLVGMAATLAGVCQVPLTSVLLLFELTQDYRIVLPLLGAVGMSSWITSGQSTRGVKETRNKGNAAPNRQEISSSAAQGESSGNELAENAAYSSNLCEVESSLCLDDDSSTENDMINKRIFVSEAMRTRYVTVFLSTLLAEAVSLMLAEKQSCAVIVDDNNLLVGLLTLGDIEVFSKIAKVKAEKSKELLVSEICSLDGEKCRVPWSANPSMDLFSVQLIMDRYGLSQVPVVSEHVENHTMQPVGLLDRDSINITCRALATRESIT from the exons ATGGAAACAGCACTCATccattttcactctcctctctTCTCTATTCCtctttattcttcttcttcttcaatctgTTTCTTCAAATCAAGGAAATCCAAACAAAACAGCACTTCCTCTTTCTCCCTTCCTTCAAATTACAAAATCAGAACAAGAAGCAGCAGCAATGGAGCTAGATCATTCACAGAAAACGAATCAGAACGAGCAACAGAGGAAGAAGAGCCTAGTACTAGCGGCGGAGATTCAGGTATAATTCTGTCATCGTGTCTGGTCGGTGTTCTCACCGGAATCGCCGTCGTTCTCTTCAATAACGGAGTTCATGAAATCCGAGACACTTTTTGGGACGGGATTCCGTATCGTGGCGCGAGTTGGTTGCGAGAAGAGCCTCTCGATTCGATCTGGATTCGAGTCGTCTTCGTCCCTGCTTGCGGCGGTTTAATTGTTAGTATATTGAATTATGTCTCGGCTGTTTTGGATAATGATAGTAGGGGTAATCCTTTTGCCGGAGCGTTGCGGCCTTTTCTCAAGGCGGTGGCTGCGAGTTTTACACTTGGAACTGGAAATTCTCTTGGACCTGAAGGTCCGAGTGTGGAGATTGGTTCTTCTATTGCTAAGGGAATTGGATCTTTCAATCTGTTTTCGAGGAATTCACAAACTAAACTTTCGCTTTTGGCTGCTGGCTCTGCTGCTGGAATTGCTTCAG GGTTTAATGCTGCTGTTGCTGGCTGTTTCTTCGCCGTGGAATCAGTTTTGTGGCCGTCATCGGCTGATTCATCGGCCTCGCTTACAAACACCACTTCTATGGTTATACTAAGCGCTGTAATAGCTTCTGTTGTGTCTGAAGTTGGTCTTGGTTCTGAACCTGCCTTTAAGGTACCGGAGTATGACTTTCGATCTGCTGGTG AGCTCCCATTGTATCTGTTGCTTGGAATCCTCTGCGGCTTGGTTTCGTTGGCCCTATCCAAATGCACATCGTTTTTGTTGTCAGTTGTCAACAATCTTCACAGCAATGTTGGTATACCGAGGACTGTGTTTCCTGTTATCGGTGGCTTATCAGTTGGGATCATAGCCTTGGCTTATCCAGAAATTTTATACTGGGGCTTTCAGAATGTTGACATTTTGTTGGAATCTCGGCCGTTTGTAAAAGGACTCTCCGGTGATCTACTGCTTCAGCTTGTCGGAGTGAAGATAGTCACAACCTCTTTGTGCCGCGCTTGTGGATTAGTTGGAGGTTATTATGCACCATCACTTTTCATTGGTGCAGCAACAGGAATGGCATATGGGAAGCTTATTAGTTTTGCTGTTGCTAGCTCTGAGCCACTGGTTCAACTTTCTATCTTGGAAGTAGCATCACCACAAGCATATGGCCTG GTGGGAATGGCGGCAACCCTTGCCGGAGTGTGTCAAGTCCCTCTTACTTCAGTTTTGCTGCTGTTTGAATTGACACAAGATTATCGGATAGTTCTCCCACTACTCGGAGCTGTGGGGATGTCTTCATGGATTACATCTGGGCAGTCTACCAGAGGTGTCAAAGAGACCAGAAATAAAGGAAATGCTGCTCCAAATCGACAGGAAATATCTTCTTCCGCTGCACAAGGAGAATCTTCTGGCAATGAACTTGCTGAAAATGCTGCTTACAGTAGTAACCTATGTGAAGTTGAAAGTTCACTCTGTTTAGATGATGATTCTAGTACCGAAAATGATATGATCAATAAGAGGATTTTTGTTTCGGAAGCCATGAGAACACGGTATGTGACTGTTTTCTTGAGCACTTTGCTTGCCGAGGCAGTGAGTCTCATGCTTGCAGAGAAGCAATCTTGTGCAGTGATAGTTGATGACAACAATTTGTTAGTTGGTTTGCTGACTCTTGGAGACATTGAAGTTTTTAGCAAAATTGCAAAAGTAAAAGCTGAGAAATCCAAG GAGCTTTTAGTGTCTGAAATTTGCTCATTGGATGGAGAAAAATGTCGAGTGCCATGGAGTGCTAACCCTAGTATGGACCTTTTCTCTGTGCAACTCATCATGGATAGATATGGTTTGAGTCAAGTTCCAGTTGTTTCAGAGCATGTTGAAAACCATACAATGCAACCAGTTGGGCTCTTAGATAGAGACTCTATCAATATAACTTGCAG AGCTCTAGCAACCAGAGAATCCATCACATAA
- the LOC136205711 gene encoding UDP-rhamnose/UDP-galactose transporter 2-like: MEEKKTSSVSDVGAWAMNIFSSIGIIMANKQLMSPSGFGFVYATTLTGLHFTMTAMVGLASNAAGYSSSAAKHVPMLELIWFSIVANVSITSMNLSLMLNSVGFYQISKLSMIPVVCIMEWILHGKNYSKQVKMAVGVVVIGVGVCTVTDVKVNAKGFLSASVGVLSSSLQQISIGALQKKYSIGSFELLSKTAPIQAFSLLLTGPFVDYFITGKVVTDYSLSANAFFFIVLSCSLAVFCNLSQYLCIGRFSATSFQVLGHMKTVCILILGWLLFDSQLTLKNITGMAVAVVGMIIYSWAVEFDKQSKSKFINNIPPSKPSFSEEQSAFLQHQIDRDSVGKDLEAPQSK; this comes from the exons ATGGAAGAGAAGAAAACATCATCAGTTTCAGATGTTGGAGCTTGGGCTATGAACATTTTCAGCTCTATTGGTATTATTATGGCTAATAAGCAACTCATGTCTCCTTCTGGTTTTGGCTTTGTCTATG CAACAACTTTAACTGGATTGCATTTCACAATGACTGCAATGGTTGGATTGGCATCAAATGCAGCAGGATATTCATCATCAGCAGCCAAACATGTcccaatgttggaacttatttgGTTTTCTATTGTTGCTAATGTCTCCATTACTAGCATGAATTTGAGTCTCATGCTCAATTCTGTTGGCTTCTACCAG ATATCAAAGTTGAGTATGATTCCAGTGGTATGTATAATGGAATGGATACTTCATGGTAAAAATTACTCAAAACAAGTGAAAATGGCAGTTGGTGTTGTTGTTATTGGTGTTGGAGTTTGCACTGTCACTGATGTCAAAGTTAATGCCAAAGGCTTTCTTTCTGCTTCTGTTGGtgttctctcttcttctttgcaACAAATT TCAATTGGAGCCTTACAGAAGAAATATTCAATAGGATCATTTGAATTGCTAAGCAAGACGGCTCCGATTCAAGCTTTCTCTCTTCTGTTAACCGGTCCCTTCGTTGATTACTTCATCACCGGAAAAGTTGTCACAGATTACTCATTATCTGCTAATGCATTT TTTTTCATAGTACTATCATGCTCATTGGCTGTATTTTGCAATTTGAGCCAATATCTATGCATAGGAAGATTTTCAGCAACATCTTTCCAAGTTTTAGGGCACATGAAAACAGTTTGTATACTCATATTGGGATGGCTTCTCTTTGATTCTCAACTTACTCTCAAAAACATCACTGGAATGGCTGTGGCTGTTGTTGGTATGATCATATATAGTTgggcagttgaatttgataaGCAATCTAAATCCAAATTCATCAACAACATTCCACCCTCTAAACCTAGCTTTTCCGAAGAACAATCCGCCTTTTTGCAACACCAAATTGATCGTGACTCCGTCGGTAAAGATCTCGAGGCCCCACAGTCCAAATGA